One genomic segment of Amycolatopsis granulosa includes these proteins:
- a CDS encoding LppX_LprAFG lipoprotein, which yields MLRRRTAGVLALVLALSTACSTAPQEPLPDGRALVDAAGVSLDGVRSVRFDFSVSSTVPGLDIREVKGLASKDGGPHGTAIGQADVQASVERFELDYVLAGETLFLTDRKGRQSQVPVPADYNPATLLDPGRGLPKLLAEATGLKTETKEDVLGVEAYRVTGKLARDVISGVVPGIQADVDVKFWVTQAEPRNLVRVWIQVPPRQPNEGATQLELALSDQNVPVGTTPGR from the coding sequence ATGCTCCGCCGACGCACCGCCGGTGTTCTCGCCCTGGTCCTGGCGCTGTCCACCGCCTGCTCGACGGCGCCCCAGGAGCCGCTGCCCGACGGGCGAGCGCTCGTGGACGCCGCCGGCGTGAGCCTCGACGGGGTCCGCAGCGTCCGGTTCGACTTCAGCGTCAGCTCCACCGTCCCCGGCCTGGACATCCGTGAGGTCAAGGGATTGGCCAGCAAGGACGGCGGTCCGCACGGCACGGCGATCGGGCAGGCGGACGTGCAGGCGTCGGTCGAGCGGTTCGAGCTGGACTACGTGCTGGCCGGCGAGACGCTGTTCCTCACCGACCGGAAGGGCAGGCAGTCGCAGGTTCCGGTGCCCGCCGACTACAACCCCGCGACGCTCCTCGATCCCGGCCGCGGGCTGCCGAAACTGCTCGCCGAGGCGACCGGGCTGAAGACCGAGACCAAGGAGGACGTCCTCGGCGTCGAGGCGTACCGGGTCACCGGGAAGCTCGCCAGGGACGTCATCTCCGGGGTCGTGCCCGGCATCCAGGCCGATGTCGACGTCAAGTTCTGGGTGACGCAGGCCGAGCCGCGCAACCTGGTCCGGGTGTGGATCCAGGTGCCGCCGCGGCAGCCGAACGAGGGCGCTACCCAGCTGGAGCTCGCGCTGTCCGATCAGAACGTGCCGGTCGGAACCACCCCCGGCCGTTAG